In Paenibacillus phoenicis, one genomic interval encodes:
- a CDS encoding branched-chain amino acid ABC transporter permease — protein MFLQQLTNGLTIGVIYALIALGYTMVYGILKIVNFAHGDIFMIGSFLGLFFMQEFQLPLYLAFLLSAAVTAGIGMLIERLAYRPLRLADRIVPLISALGVSTLLVSLAQKLWGTEMHPFPTAFGSRTYTFGSITFSEIQILILLLSILLMLGLQLFVTRTKTGTAMRATSMSLTNAALMGINTNRMISLAFAIGSSLAACAGIMVGIYYNAVYPTMGYMAGINAFTAAVLGGIGNIPGAMLGGVLLGLVETLGGAYISTQYKSVISFSILIIVLLIRPSGILGSKEINKV, from the coding sequence ATGTTCCTCCAGCAATTGACCAACGGGCTGACCATCGGTGTCATTTATGCCTTGATCGCACTCGGATATACGATGGTGTACGGCATACTGAAAATCGTTAACTTTGCGCATGGCGACATCTTTATGATCGGCAGTTTTCTGGGACTCTTTTTTATGCAGGAATTTCAGCTTCCTTTATATCTCGCTTTCTTATTATCCGCTGCCGTTACGGCGGGAATTGGCATGCTTATCGAGCGGCTCGCCTACCGGCCGCTGCGTCTGGCGGACCGGATCGTGCCGCTGATCAGCGCTCTCGGTGTGTCCACGCTCCTGGTCAGCCTGGCGCAGAAATTGTGGGGGACGGAGATGCATCCTTTCCCGACCGCTTTTGGCAGCCGGACTTACACATTCGGAAGCATCACATTTTCTGAAATCCAAATTTTGATATTGCTGCTGTCCATCTTGCTGATGCTGGGTCTGCAACTGTTCGTAACCCGGACCAAAACAGGGACGGCGATGCGGGCGACCTCGATGAGCTTGACCAACGCCGCACTGATGGGGATCAATACGAACCGGATGATCAGCCTTGCCTTCGCCATCGGCTCTTCGCTGGCAGCATGCGCCGGCATTATGGTCGGCATTTATTACAACGCGGTTTATCCGACGATGGGGTATATGGCAGGAATTAACGCATTTACGGCTGCGGTACTCGGAGGAATCGGAAACATCCCGGGCGCGATGCTGGGCGGCGTGCTGCTTGGTCTCGTCGAAACGCTCGGCGGCGCTTATATTTCGACCCAATACAAGAGCGTTATCTCATTTTCAATTTTGATCATTGTACTGCTGATCAGACCTTCGGGCATCCTTGGCAGCAAAGAGATCAACAAGGTATAG
- the acsA gene encoding acetate--CoA ligase, translating into MSQLQGEVISSGVPSSNMGNYEEAYKNFKWEDVEKKFSWYVTGKVNMAYEAIDRHVDAGKGSRVALLFSDPTREESYTYEDMQGLTNRFANVLRKYGITKGDRVFVFMPRTPELYVSVLGTLKVGAVVGPLFEAFMETAVKDRLEDSGAVVLVTTSALLPRVKREELPTLRTIIVVGDDVKAGDGIVDYKAEMEAASPEAEIEWVNREDGLILHYTSGSTGKPKGVYHVHNAMIQHYHTGNVVLDLREDDIYWCTADPGWVTGTSYGIFAPWLHGVTNVVRGGRFSPADWYETIQKYKVTVWYSAPTAFRMLMGAGQDIIKQYDLSSLRHVLSVGEPLNPEVVRWGMKVYNRRIHDTWWMTETGGQLICNYPSMPIKPGSMGRPVPGIQAAIIDDNGKELPPYRMGNLAIRTPWPSVMRLIWNNAPKYEEYFRIPGWYISGDTAYMDEDGYFWFQGRIDDVINSSGERIGPFEVESKLVEHPAVAEAGVIGKPDPVRGEIIKAFISLREGFTPSEELKAEIVKFVKEGLSAHAAPREIEFKDKLPKTRSGKIMRRVLKAWELNLPAGDLSTIED; encoded by the coding sequence ATGAGTCAACTGCAAGGGGAAGTCATTTCATCGGGCGTTCCGTCGTCCAATATGGGCAACTACGAAGAGGCGTATAAGAACTTTAAGTGGGAGGATGTCGAGAAGAAGTTCTCCTGGTACGTCACTGGCAAAGTCAACATGGCTTACGAGGCGATCGACCGCCATGTCGATGCGGGCAAGGGCTCGCGCGTAGCGCTGTTGTTCAGCGATCCGACACGCGAGGAGTCGTATACGTACGAGGACATGCAGGGGCTGACGAACCGATTTGCTAACGTGCTGCGCAAATACGGAATCACGAAGGGGGATCGGGTCTTCGTCTTTATGCCGCGGACGCCGGAGCTCTATGTGAGTGTATTGGGCACGCTTAAAGTTGGTGCGGTTGTTGGTCCGTTGTTTGAGGCGTTTATGGAAACGGCGGTCAAGGATCGCTTGGAGGACAGCGGCGCGGTTGTGCTCGTCACGACGTCGGCGTTGCTGCCGCGGGTGAAGCGTGAAGAGCTGCCGACGCTGCGGACGATCATCGTTGTAGGCGACGATGTGAAGGCTGGGGACGGTATTGTAGATTATAAGGCGGAGATGGAAGCCGCATCCCCTGAGGCTGAAATCGAGTGGGTGAACCGCGAAGATGGCTTAATTTTGCATTATACGTCAGGTTCAACCGGCAAACCTAAAGGCGTTTACCATGTGCATAACGCAATGATTCAGCATTATCATACCGGCAATGTCGTGTTGGACCTGAGAGAAGACGACATTTACTGGTGTACGGCGGACCCTGGATGGGTAACCGGCACATCTTACGGTATTTTTGCCCCGTGGCTGCATGGGGTGACCAACGTCGTGCGCGGCGGTCGCTTCAGCCCGGCGGATTGGTACGAAACGATTCAGAAGTACAAAGTCACCGTTTGGTACAGCGCGCCTACTGCGTTCCGGATGCTGATGGGTGCAGGACAGGATATCATTAAGCAATATGATCTGTCGTCGCTGCGTCACGTATTGTCGGTCGGTGAGCCGTTAAATCCAGAAGTTGTTCGCTGGGGGATGAAGGTGTACAACCGGCGCATCCACGACACCTGGTGGATGACGGAAACGGGCGGCCAGCTCATCTGCAACTATCCGTCGATGCCAATCAAACCGGGGTCTATGGGCAGACCGGTGCCGGGCATTCAGGCGGCGATTATCGACGATAATGGGAAGGAGTTGCCGCCGTATCGGATGGGGAACCTGGCGATTCGCACCCCATGGCCGTCGGTGATGCGGCTCATCTGGAACAACGCGCCGAAGTATGAGGAGTATTTCCGCATCCCGGGCTGGTATATTTCCGGCGATACGGCCTACATGGACGAGGACGGGTACTTCTGGTTCCAGGGCCGGATCGACGACGTGATCAACTCCTCCGGCGAACGGATTGGTCCGTTTGAGGTCGAGAGCAAGCTCGTTGAGCACCCAGCTGTAGCGGAAGCAGGGGTTATCGGCAAGCCGGATCCGGTGCGCGGAGAGATCATCAAGGCGTTTATCTCGCTGCGCGAGGGCTTCACACCGTCCGAGGAACTGAAGGCGGAAATCGTCAAATTCGTCAAGGAAGGGCTGTCCGCCCACGCCGCTCCGCGCGAAATCGAGTTCAAAGACAAACTGCCCAAGACCCGCTCCGGCAAGATCATGCGCCGCGTGCTCAAAGCCTGGGAGCTCAACCTCCCAGCCGGCGATTTGTCGACGATTGAGGATTAA
- a CDS encoding Zn-dependent hydrolase, which translates to MIINAGRLWKRLMELGEIGAQESGGVTRFSFTAEEREAKEQVARYMKEAGLAVREDAAGNLIGRREGSDPAAPVVLTGSHIDTVPSGGKFDGPLGVLAAIEALQTMQEQGIATAHPIEVIAFTDEEGSRFGFGMIGSRAVAGTLRPENLRHADADGITIAEAMRSAGLAPERVQEAAREPDQVKAYVELHIEQGVVLESIGQPVGLVTGIAGPLWQQFTIKGQAGHAGARPMNLRRDPLQSATELMSYIYTETRKFPNAVATIGKIQTLPGGVNVIPGQVQFSLDLRDVEEAERDMLEGRIRDYAGEVCRKHGTELTLELLQRVAPAPSSPEVKEAIAAAGKLAGLPDPLPELVSGAGHDGMQFSGLWPLGMIFVRSRNGISHHPQEWSSKEDCGLGAEVLYHALLLLAK; encoded by the coding sequence ATGATCATTAATGCCGGACGCCTGTGGAAGCGGCTGATGGAGCTTGGCGAGATCGGCGCGCAGGAGAGCGGGGGAGTCACCCGCTTTTCGTTTACCGCCGAGGAGCGTGAGGCCAAGGAACAGGTTGCACGCTATATGAAGGAAGCGGGCCTTGCCGTGCGCGAGGATGCGGCAGGCAATCTGATCGGACGGCGGGAAGGAAGCGACCCGGCAGCGCCTGTTGTGCTGACAGGATCACATATCGATACGGTGCCGTCCGGGGGCAAGTTTGACGGTCCTTTGGGCGTGCTGGCCGCCATAGAGGCGCTTCAGACGATGCAGGAGCAGGGCATCGCTACCGCACATCCGATTGAGGTGATCGCCTTCACCGATGAGGAAGGCTCCCGATTCGGGTTCGGCATGATCGGCAGCCGCGCTGTCGCCGGCACCCTGCGTCCCGAAAATTTGAGACATGCGGATGCGGACGGCATTACGATTGCCGAGGCGATGAGGTCGGCCGGCCTGGCGCCTGAGCGGGTGCAAGAGGCGGCTAGAGAGCCGGATCAGGTCAAGGCATACGTCGAGCTTCATATTGAACAGGGGGTCGTGCTGGAGAGTATCGGTCAGCCTGTCGGCCTCGTAACCGGAATTGCCGGACCGTTGTGGCAGCAGTTCACGATCAAAGGCCAGGCCGGTCACGCGGGCGCGAGGCCGATGAACCTGCGCAGAGATCCGCTGCAGTCGGCAACAGAGCTCATGAGCTACATCTATACAGAGACCCGGAAATTTCCGAATGCCGTGGCCACGATTGGCAAAATTCAGACCCTGCCCGGAGGCGTCAATGTTATACCGGGGCAAGTACAGTTCTCGCTGGATTTGCGGGACGTGGAAGAGGCCGAGCGGGATATGCTGGAAGGCCGCATCCGGGATTACGCGGGCGAAGTGTGCCGAAAGCATGGCACGGAGCTCACCCTTGAGTTGCTGCAAAGAGTCGCGCCGGCTCCGAGCTCTCCGGAGGTAAAGGAAGCGATCGCTGCTGCCGGGAAGCTTGCCGGGCTGCCGGACCCTCTGCCGGAGCTGGTCAGCGGCGCCGGCCATGACGGGATGCAGTTTAGCGGCCTATGGCCGCTTGGGATGATCTTTGTGCGTTCCCGGAATGGAATCAGTCATCATCCGCAGGAGTGGAGCTCCAAGGAGGATTGCGGGCTGGGAGCCGAGGTGCTGTATCATGCTTTGCTGCTTCTCGCGAAGTAG
- a CDS encoding branched-chain amino acid ABC transporter permease has protein sequence MNKKAAMAAAAVLAIVLPIVLQLVNDYLLHVVIMIGIFSMLSLSLNVIIGYAGQFALGHAAFYGIGAYAAALLMLHFHLSFWIALPASAAIAGLFGFLLGSPVIRLRGDYLGIVTLGFGEIVRLIFVGWVDLTRGPMGLPGIPAPSLFGFVFRDKLEFYYLILLLVLITYVVIHRLVHSGVGLSLLTVREDETLAQSVGIRPNYYKLLAFTVGGFFAGAAGAFWATYISYVSPDAFRYLDSVNILAMVILGGAASLPGSVLGAVILVAAPEILRYVSDYRMILLGLAIVLMMIFKPSGFWGEQYRKRNFYGNVKKVGNK, from the coding sequence ATGAACAAGAAAGCGGCCATGGCCGCCGCGGCTGTGCTGGCCATTGTCCTTCCGATTGTGCTTCAGCTGGTCAATGATTATTTGCTGCATGTTGTCATTATGATCGGTATTTTTTCCATGCTGTCCTTGAGCCTTAACGTCATTATCGGGTATGCGGGGCAGTTTGCGCTTGGGCATGCGGCCTTCTACGGGATCGGCGCGTATGCCGCTGCGCTGCTGATGCTGCATTTCCATCTGTCCTTCTGGATCGCGCTTCCCGCCTCGGCTGCCATTGCCGGGCTGTTCGGCTTCTTGCTTGGCAGTCCTGTCATCCGGCTGCGGGGGGACTATTTAGGGATCGTGACCCTCGGCTTCGGAGAAATTGTCCGGCTTATTTTTGTCGGCTGGGTCGATCTGACCCGTGGCCCGATGGGCCTGCCGGGCATTCCGGCGCCTTCGCTCTTCGGCTTTGTGTTCAGGGACAAGCTGGAGTTTTACTACTTGATTCTGCTGCTGGTGCTGATCACTTATGTTGTCATCCATAGACTGGTGCATTCGGGCGTCGGCCTCAGCCTGCTGACGGTACGCGAAGATGAAACGCTGGCTCAATCGGTCGGCATCCGTCCGAATTATTACAAGCTGCTGGCCTTTACCGTCGGGGGATTTTTCGCCGGTGCCGCCGGTGCATTTTGGGCGACCTATATTTCGTATGTCAGTCCAGATGCATTCCGGTATTTGGATTCTGTGAATATCCTTGCGATGGTCATATTAGGGGGAGCTGCAAGTCTGCCGGGCTCTGTGCTTGGTGCGGTCATTCTGGTGGCGGCACCCGAAATCTTGAGATATGTGAGCGATTATCGAATGATTCTGCTTGGCCTGGCCATCGTGCTAATGATGATATTCAAGCCTTCGGGATTCTGGGGCGAGCAATACCGGAAACGTAACTTTTACGGAAACGTGAAGAAGGTTGGGAACAAATGA
- a CDS encoding ABC transporter ATP-binding protein: MEKVLELNNVSVNFGGLTALSDINLEVRRGEILSIIGPNGAGKTTLFNLLTGIYRPTSGTIRYKDAVINKLKPYRRVELGLARTFQNTRLIKNMTVLENVLVAHAECNKEGMFSAIFKSQAALQRRREAIVQDCVEKLAIVGLEHKLDILAGGLPYGEQRLLEIARALATGCEVLLLDEPAAGMNAVEKAELIQKIKRLSSQYSIEIILIEHDMGLVMDISDRIVVLNYGVKIAEGNPAQIQNDPNVIEAYLGGEVEER; this comes from the coding sequence ATGGAGAAGGTACTCGAACTGAACAACGTGTCGGTGAATTTCGGAGGCCTGACGGCTTTGAGCGACATTAACCTGGAGGTACGCCGCGGCGAGATTTTATCGATTATCGGCCCGAACGGGGCGGGAAAAACGACCCTGTTCAATCTGCTTACGGGCATCTATCGCCCGACCTCTGGCACGATTCGCTACAAGGATGCCGTGATTAACAAGCTCAAGCCCTACCGGAGAGTAGAGCTCGGTCTGGCAAGAACTTTTCAGAATACGAGACTGATCAAGAACATGACGGTGCTGGAGAATGTGCTGGTCGCCCATGCCGAGTGCAATAAAGAGGGGATGTTCTCGGCCATTTTCAAATCCCAGGCGGCACTCCAGCGCAGACGTGAGGCGATTGTGCAGGACTGTGTGGAGAAGCTGGCCATCGTCGGTCTGGAGCACAAGCTGGATATACTCGCAGGCGGTCTGCCATACGGTGAGCAGCGACTGCTTGAAATCGCCCGCGCGCTCGCGACTGGCTGCGAGGTGCTGCTGCTGGATGAGCCGGCGGCCGGAATGAACGCTGTCGAGAAGGCCGAGCTGATTCAGAAAATCAAGCGTCTGTCCAGCCAGTACAGCATCGAGATTATACTGATTGAGCATGACATGGGCCTGGTGATGGACATTTCCGATCGCATCGTTGTCCTGAATTATGGGGTGAAGATTGCGGAGGGAAATCCGGCGCAGATTCAGAACGACCCGAATGTTATCGAGGCATATCTGGGCGGGGAGGTCGAGGAACGATGA
- a CDS encoding GNAT family N-acetyltransferase: MEHKKTYIRHTLPHQQREIVVEGPVSPSHLQTLKMHPDLDAFRKPADQHAALVEIAGLPEGRIILAREDSTIVGYVTFHYPDEMERWSQGNMPDLIELGAIEVADDYRSLGIGSKMIRTAFEDEQMEKYIVFTTEYYWHWDLKNSGLSVWEYRSMMERLMKTVDMVWYATDDPEICSHPANCLMVRIGKEVPLSSEEQFDRIRFQQRFMY, translated from the coding sequence ATGGAACATAAAAAAACGTATATCCGCCACACCCTGCCCCATCAGCAACGTGAGATTGTTGTGGAAGGACCCGTATCCCCTTCCCATCTCCAAACCTTAAAAATGCATCCCGATCTGGACGCATTCCGCAAGCCTGCAGATCAACATGCCGCGCTGGTGGAAATTGCCGGACTTCCAGAGGGACGTATCATCCTGGCCCGGGAGGATTCGACCATTGTAGGATACGTCACCTTTCACTATCCCGACGAGATGGAGAGGTGGTCCCAGGGCAATATGCCCGACCTGATCGAGCTGGGAGCCATCGAAGTGGCCGACGACTATCGGTCGCTCGGAATCGGATCGAAAATGATCCGCACGGCATTTGAAGACGAACAGATGGAGAAATACATCGTCTTTACGACCGAATATTATTGGCATTGGGATTTGAAAAACAGCGGGCTATCCGTATGGGAATACCGCAGCATGATGGAACGGCTGATGAAGACGGTCGACATGGTCTGGTATGCTACCGACGACCCGGAAATTTGCTCCCATCCGGCTAACTGCTTGATGGTGCGGATCGGTAAGGAGGTTCCTTTGTCCTCCGAGGAGCAGTTTGACCGGATTCGTTTTCAGCAGCGTTTCATGTACTGA
- a CDS encoding IclR family transcriptional regulator, giving the protein MSQKNPRMIQSVQRALDIINCFDSLHVQLSLTEISQKLNLNISTVHGLINTLIAYSYIDKNPDNGKYRLGLEFLLKANLVSQSLDLKEIGHPYLTDLTKKYHETSHLYIYQHEQIFCVDKVESPNNYFIISSRAGHKLPLHASASGKVFLAYMSEAELQNFLSNNKLTALTDHTITDKKKLLSNLQQIREQGFGIENEEIETGAYSIAAPIRDASHRIVGTISVVGSITRIKGQESEIRADLLEAAAAISGQFGYRVHSFTE; this is encoded by the coding sequence GTGAGCCAAAAAAATCCTCGAATGATTCAATCCGTCCAGCGCGCCCTGGATATCATCAACTGCTTTGATTCCCTGCACGTCCAACTGTCGCTAACGGAGATCAGTCAGAAGCTGAATCTGAACATCAGCACGGTACACGGCCTGATTAATACGTTAATCGCATACTCATATATCGATAAAAATCCGGACAATGGCAAATACAGACTGGGGCTGGAGTTTTTGCTCAAGGCGAATCTGGTATCACAGAGTCTGGATTTGAAGGAGATTGGACATCCTTATTTAACCGACCTGACAAAAAAATATCACGAAACCTCTCATTTATATATATACCAGCATGAGCAGATTTTTTGCGTGGATAAAGTCGAATCGCCCAACAATTACTTCATCATCAGTTCCAGAGCCGGCCATAAGCTGCCCCTCCATGCTTCTGCCTCAGGGAAAGTGTTCCTGGCCTACATGTCCGAGGCTGAACTTCAAAATTTCCTGAGCAATAACAAACTGACAGCGCTCACCGACCATACCATTACGGACAAAAAAAAGCTCCTCAGCAACCTGCAACAAATTCGGGAGCAAGGCTTCGGAATTGAGAATGAAGAGATTGAAACAGGCGCTTACAGTATCGCCGCTCCGATCCGGGATGCCTCACACCGCATCGTCGGCACGATCAGTGTAGTGGGCTCGATCACACGAATAAAGGGGCAGGAGAGCGAGATTCGAGCCGACCTGCTAGAAGCCGCAGCTGCGATCTCCGGCCAATTCGGGTACCGTGTTCATTCTTTTACAGAATAA
- a CDS encoding acetoin utilization protein AcuC, with product MPGSALFVHHEQAMNYRFHDGHPFHPIRLELTMDLLQDLGALTPQQMHLSRPATDEELLWIHQPAYVEAVKQLSRPNPEADWITRGEQFGLLDEDTPYFPGMHEAATWVVGGTITAVETVLSGSTTHALHLGGGLHHALSAKAAGFCVYNDAAVAIDYARRKYGARVLYVDTDVHHGDGVQWSFYSDPDVCTYSIHETGKYLFPGTGFLTERGEHQGYGACMNLPLQPYTEDASWMECFEESIRRLAAHFRPDVIVSLHGCDAHALDPLSHMHCSMAIYRDMPAILHELAHTYCEGRWVAMGGGGYDLWRVVPRAWSLLWLEMSDHPLIASLRRNPLLPLPQAWIDRWQPQTPFQLPAAWLDDLSHWEGIPRRAEITAKNRESLAVALQDYP from the coding sequence ATGCCTGGAAGCGCTTTATTTGTCCACCATGAACAGGCGATGAACTACCGGTTTCACGACGGCCATCCTTTCCATCCGATCCGGCTGGAATTGACGATGGACTTGCTGCAGGATCTGGGCGCGCTAACGCCGCAGCAAATGCACCTGTCGCGCCCGGCAACCGACGAGGAATTGCTATGGATCCATCAGCCGGCGTACGTTGAAGCGGTTAAGCAGCTGAGCCGCCCGAATCCTGAGGCGGACTGGATCACGCGCGGCGAGCAGTTCGGGCTGTTGGACGAGGATACGCCGTATTTTCCCGGCATGCATGAAGCGGCAACCTGGGTCGTCGGAGGAACGATTACAGCCGTAGAGACCGTGCTCTCCGGCTCCACAACCCACGCCCTGCACCTCGGCGGCGGCCTGCATCACGCCCTGTCGGCTAAAGCCGCCGGCTTCTGCGTCTACAACGATGCTGCAGTGGCTATTGACTATGCCCGCCGCAAGTACGGCGCACGCGTCCTGTACGTCGATACGGACGTCCACCACGGAGACGGGGTGCAGTGGAGCTTCTATTCAGACCCCGATGTTTGCACTTATTCCATCCATGAGACGGGAAAATATTTATTCCCAGGCACCGGCTTCCTGACGGAGCGCGGCGAGCATCAAGGCTATGGCGCCTGCATGAATCTGCCGCTCCAGCCTTATACGGAAGACGCCTCCTGGATGGAATGCTTCGAGGAGTCGATCCGGCGATTAGCCGCGCATTTCCGGCCGGATGTGATCGTCAGCCTGCACGGCTGCGATGCCCATGCGCTGGACCCGCTGTCGCATATGCACTGTAGCATGGCGATCTACCGCGATATGCCGGCGATCCTGCACGAGCTGGCCCATACGTATTGCGAGGGACGCTGGGTTGCGATGGGCGGCGGCGGTTATGATTTATGGCGGGTCGTCCCGCGGGCGTGGAGCTTGCTGTGGCTGGAGATGAGCGATCATCCGTTGATCGCTTCCCTGCGCCGCAACCCGCTGCTTCCGCTGCCGCAAGCCTGGATCGACCGCTGGCAGCCGCAGACCCCGTTCCAGCTTCCTGCCGCTTGGCTTGACGACCTGTCCCATTGGGAGGGCATCCCCCGCCGGGCGGAAATTACAGCAAAAAACCGCGAGAGTCTCGCGGTCGCTTTACAGGATTATCCCTAA
- a CDS encoding L-2-amino-thiazoline-4-carboxylic acid hydrolase, with protein sequence MGQQSTDKQSNTTIDHDESLEPVDPYTIMAKLFAHLSKAVVDRFGEEGKDAIREGVRTFGEERGRDIARRAAAAGQPNDIHSYLPNYDMGRSDLFEYVTEYHPLEIEQNFTRCAFGDQWKKDGMEEYGILYCQMIDPAIARGYNPNFEVEHDKYLLKDGHCHFRFKMNEADNENNTDADKKEKAGGEGDDH encoded by the coding sequence ATGGGACAACAATCGACAGACAAGCAATCCAATACGACAATTGATCATGATGAAAGTCTGGAGCCGGTAGATCCGTATACTATTATGGCGAAACTGTTTGCTCATCTCTCGAAGGCGGTTGTTGACCGCTTCGGCGAAGAGGGCAAAGACGCCATTCGCGAAGGGGTTCGCACATTCGGTGAGGAGCGGGGCAGAGATATCGCCCGGCGTGCGGCTGCGGCCGGACAGCCTAATGACATTCACAGCTACCTGCCGAATTACGATATGGGACGCAGCGACCTGTTTGAATATGTGACGGAGTACCATCCGCTAGAGATCGAGCAGAACTTTACCCGCTGCGCGTTTGGCGACCAGTGGAAGAAGGACGGCATGGAGGAGTACGGCATTCTGTACTGCCAAATGATCGATCCGGCCATTGCGAGAGGATATAATCCGAATTTTGAAGTGGAGCATGATAAATATTTGCTCAAGGACGGGCACTGCCATTTCCGATTTAAAATGAATGAAGCAGACAACGAGAACAATACAGACGCCGATAAGAAGGAAAAGGCCGGAGGCGAGGGCGATGATCATTAA
- a CDS encoding ABC transporter ATP-binding protein: protein MLEIQGLQVNYGVIQAVKQLNLDIYSGEIVALIGTNGSGKTTTLRSISGLIKRAEGSIRFEGRDITKLEPHRIVELGISQVPEGRGVFPDLTVLENLRLGAYVRRDKAEIAADIQKMYGLFPRLEERQKQLAGTMSGGEQQMLAIARALMARPKLLLLDEPSMGLAPLIVKEIFAAIRQINEEGVSVLLVEQNARMALATAHRGYVMETGRIVVHGAAADLRNNNVVKSVYLGTTKH, encoded by the coding sequence ATGCTGGAAATCCAGGGATTGCAGGTGAATTATGGCGTCATTCAGGCGGTGAAGCAGCTGAATCTGGATATATACAGCGGAGAAATTGTGGCGCTGATTGGAACGAACGGTTCCGGCAAAACAACGACGCTGCGCAGCATTTCCGGCTTGATCAAACGTGCGGAGGGAAGCATCCGGTTTGAAGGACGGGACATCACCAAGCTGGAGCCCCATCGCATTGTGGAGCTGGGCATTTCCCAGGTTCCCGAGGGGCGCGGCGTGTTTCCCGATCTGACCGTGCTGGAGAATTTGCGGCTTGGCGCTTATGTTCGGCGCGACAAGGCCGAGATTGCCGCCGATATTCAAAAAATGTACGGGCTGTTTCCGCGGCTGGAGGAACGGCAGAAGCAGCTGGCCGGAACGATGAGCGGCGGCGAGCAGCAGATGCTGGCGATTGCCCGCGCATTGATGGCCAGACCGAAGCTGCTGCTGCTGGATGAGCCGTCCATGGGACTGGCTCCCCTGATCGTGAAGGAGATTTTTGCCGCCATCCGGCAAATTAACGAAGAGGGCGTGTCCGTCCTGTTGGTAGAGCAGAATGCCCGCATGGCGCTGGCAACGGCTCATCGGGGCTATGTGATGGAGACGGGCCGGATCGTCGTGCATGGCGCAGCGGCGGACTTGAGAAACAACAACGTTGTCAAATCTGTGTACTTGGGGACGACAAAACATTAA
- a CDS encoding ABC transporter substrate-binding protein, whose protein sequence is MKRFLSALAITGLAAGLLSGCGASDDSQANRDTIRIGLAAPISGTQAQYGTAFKNGAELAAAQINEAGGIDGKQIEIVIQDDKGDSNEAVNVANKFVTDKSILGVVGHFNSSATLATAPIYNKNKIVQVSPSSSAPAVTNAGEYTFRVITTDAFQADYLAGWSKELGYGKVALIYEQSDFGLGLLDVYQQSAPENGIEVVAAEAFNPGDKDFSTVLTKIKEKQPDAIFIGGFYNEAALIAQQAKKLNLDVDFIGVDSLYSEALLDLGKESVEGFKLIGFFYPGGDNAEATRFNEEYQAKYNSKPDTYAAYSYVATSVIIKAIQEQGADREAIKSYLETLKDYNSATGVISFDENGDVITEPSRLTIQDGKFELYK, encoded by the coding sequence ATGAAACGATTTTTATCCGCACTTGCGATCACCGGCTTGGCAGCAGGGCTGCTGAGCGGATGTGGAGCAAGCGACGATTCCCAAGCTAACAGGGATACGATCCGGATCGGTCTAGCAGCACCGATCTCAGGCACGCAGGCCCAATATGGAACAGCATTCAAGAACGGCGCCGAGCTGGCGGCTGCACAGATCAATGAGGCTGGCGGCATTGACGGCAAGCAAATCGAAATTGTAATTCAGGATGACAAGGGAGATTCGAACGAAGCGGTGAACGTCGCCAATAAATTCGTAACCGACAAGAGCATTCTAGGCGTGGTCGGCCATTTCAACAGCTCGGCGACGCTGGCAACGGCACCGATATACAACAAGAACAAAATTGTTCAAGTATCGCCTTCTTCCAGCGCTCCTGCTGTGACGAATGCCGGGGAATATACCTTCCGCGTTATTACGACCGATGCGTTCCAGGCCGACTACCTAGCCGGCTGGTCGAAGGAACTGGGCTACGGCAAGGTAGCTCTCATCTATGAACAATCTGACTTCGGACTCGGGCTGCTTGATGTTTACCAGCAATCGGCGCCGGAGAACGGCATCGAGGTTGTGGCTGCTGAGGCTTTCAATCCGGGCGATAAGGACTTCAGCACCGTGCTAACCAAGATCAAGGAGAAGCAGCCGGACGCCATCTTTATCGGCGGTTTCTATAATGAAGCGGCGCTGATCGCCCAGCAGGCGAAGAAGCTGAACCTGGACGTTGATTTCATCGGTGTCGACAGCCTGTATTCTGAAGCGCTGCTTGATCTGGGCAAGGAATCTGTGGAAGGCTTCAAGCTGATCGGATTCTTCTATCCGGGCGGCGACAATGCCGAAGCGACCCGATTTAATGAGGAGTACCAGGCCAAGTACAACAGCAAGCCGGATACGTATGCTGCTTACTCGTACGTGGCAACCTCGGTCATTATCAAGGCGATCCAGGAGCAGGGCGCAGATCGTGAAGCAATCAAGTCTTACCTGGAAACACTGAAAGATTACAACAGCGCCACGGGCGTTATCAGTTTTGATGAGAATGGGGACGTTATTACAGAGCCGTCCCGGCTGACGATTCAGGACGGCAAATTTGAACTTTATAAATAA